The proteins below are encoded in one region of Sulfolobus islandicus Y.N.15.51:
- a CDS encoding IS110 family RNA-guided transposase, whose protein sequence is MELKVTNKAFAIDISQSKLTAAKGELVVEQEKSAVYVKEVKEFNHDNEGIEELIKFLGEYKEGIIEATGIYYFYLHEKLTEKGYKVTVINPLHLTEILGKKTDKLDAQRLLVAHMTGVIKGSYIPTGEIMELRELTRYRESLVEKTTQVKNEIRKILEFAGYKIQPFDKKGRKLLEKLVKGEGLSKEEKEELKEKLGRNLNDAEKLALKQLVELLKNLEKMIKEVEDMIISKIPKPVIELSKIPGIGLISAATIYAEFGDVSRFSSSKAARAYASFAPKTKQSGDSESHSGMIRGNKYLRRALYLVAKVARGLEPFKGYYERLIARGKSVTQATCALAGKLASICYHVIKDGVYKGVVKKSFRIPRGKEVNVKDFDVGDALDSLSP, encoded by the coding sequence ATGGAATTAAAAGTTACAAACAAGGCCTTCGCAATTGATATTTCACAAAGCAAACTAACAGCAGCAAAGGGAGAACTAGTAGTAGAACAAGAAAAATCAGCAGTATACGTCAAGGAGGTAAAGGAATTCAACCACGACAACGAGGGAATAGAGGAACTAATTAAATTCCTAGGAGAATATAAGGAAGGAATAATAGAGGCAACTGGAATATATTACTTCTACCTACACGAAAAACTAACGGAAAAAGGATACAAGGTAACAGTAATAAACCCACTACACCTAACAGAAATACTAGGGAAAAAGACAGACAAACTCGACGCACAAAGGTTACTAGTAGCACACATGACCGGAGTAATCAAGGGATCATACATACCAACAGGAGAAATAATGGAGCTAAGAGAACTAACGAGATATAGGGAAAGCTTAGTAGAGAAGACAACACAAGTAAAGAACGAGATAAGGAAAATATTAGAATTCGCGGGATATAAAATACAACCATTCGACAAGAAGGGAAGAAAACTACTTGAAAAGCTAGTAAAGGGGGAGGGACTAAGCAAGGAAGAGAAGGAGGAACTAAAAGAAAAACTAGGGAGAAACTTAAACGACGCGGAAAAACTAGCGTTAAAACAATTAGTTGAACTGTTAAAAAACTTGGAGAAAATGATTAAGGAGGTTGAGGATATGATAATTTCCAAGATTCCAAAACCAGTAATTGAGTTGAGTAAGATCCCCGGAATTGGTTTGATTAGTGCTGCAACTATTTACGCTGAGTTCGGTGATGTTTCCCGTTTTTCCAGTTCTAAGGCTGCTAGGGCTTATGCAAGCTTTGCACCCAAAACTAAGCAGAGTGGTGATAGCGAGTCTCACTCCGGTATGATTAGGGGTAATAAGTATTTGCGTAGAGCTCTCTACTTGGTTGCCAAGGTTGCTAGGGGTCTTGAGCCTTTTAAAGGGTATTATGAGAGGCTTATTGCTAGGGGGAAGAGTGTTACTCAAGCTACTTGTGCTCTTGCCGGAAAGCTTGCAAGCATTTGTTATCATGTTATAAAGGACGGTGTTTACAAGGGAGTTGTCAAGAAGAGTTTTAGGATTCCTAGGGGTAAGGAAGTTAATGTCAAGGACTTCGACGTGGGAGACGCGCTAGACTCGTTATCCCCATAG
- a CDS encoding integrase, with product MKEVITNGYVETFVNNSEITANNIMKFEIALKDKNISKDTIRKYINCIKQNKKDSNNCIKAWRNFYKFVLNRDPPETLKIKKTKADLRIPSLDEIRQTLERAKQYPNLYLLYSLLLESGIRESEALKILNDYDSTRDRCENGICAYEINWVRGQKGSFYAFHLTQLRRVKVSKSYIDKYTKKLGLVPPKYFRKFVATKMAELGIPLDIIDFIQGRKPTRVLTQHYVSLFGIAKEHYRKYAEWLSNNF from the coding sequence TTGAAAGAAGTTATCACAAACGGCTATGTAGAAACGTTTGTTAACAACTCTGAAATAACAGCAAATAATATAATGAAATTCGAAATAGCGTTAAAAGATAAAAATATCTCTAAGGATACAATAAGGAAATATATTAATTGCATTAAGCAAAATAAGAAGGACTCAAATAACTGCATTAAGGCATGGCGTAATTTCTACAAATTCGTGCTAAACAGAGACCCGCCCGAAACTCTAAAAATTAAGAAGACTAAAGCAGACTTACGCATCCCTTCACTTGACGAAATTAGGCAAACATTAGAGAGGGCTAAACAATATCCTAATTTATATTTACTATATAGTTTACTCTTAGAGAGCGGGATAAGGGAAAGTGAGGCATTAAAGATACTTAATGATTACGATAGTACACGTGATAGGTGTGAAAACGGTATATGTGCATACGAAATTAATTGGGTCAGGGGTCAGAAAGGTTCATTCTATGCGTTTCACTTGACCCAATTGCGGAGGGTTAAGGTCTCTAAGTCTTACATAGATAAATACACAAAGAAATTGGGCTTAGTACCGCCTAAATACTTTAGGAAATTTGTGGCCACAAAAATGGCAGAACTCGGGATTCCTCTCGACATTATCGATTTTATTCAGGGGCGTAAGCCTACCCGCGTACTAACGCAACATTACGTTTCGCTTTTCGGAATAGCAAAAGAGCATTACAGAAAATACGCCGAATGGCTAAGTAACAATTTTTAA
- the soxL2 gene encoding Rieske iron-sulfur protein SoxL2 — MIRFKSDKEDKPILDYSNLTFIRKLTSKMRDPKTKFDTKEFVNKGEDYLFNYTNKNVGSVDEKRRKFLKSLIFGIAAAAVVGVIPGLKVLVPPTVTVTTGFPKSLLVDSSGNPIKASQIPVNSPFIVIFEYPMTGEPNFLINLGDSSGKPVEIPSTTVEVPQNGKTYTFPGGVGPNKSIVAYSAICQHLGCTPPYIHFFPPQYVGPSQLTASEPDQLTAAALLAAKQAKVPALIHCDCHGSTYDPYHGASVLTGPTVRPLPAVILEWDSSTDYLYAIGAVGVATYPNGSNGVPTDNPTDDLSSSFGSSVSDKTTVQETENPFSS, encoded by the coding sequence ATGATTAGATTTAAGTCAGATAAAGAAGATAAGCCTATCTTAGACTACTCTAACCTAACATTTATTAGAAAATTAACGAGCAAAATGAGAGATCCTAAGACAAAATTTGATACAAAAGAATTTGTAAATAAGGGTGAAGACTATTTATTCAACTATACAAATAAGAACGTTGGAAGTGTTGACGAAAAAAGACGAAAATTTCTCAAATCATTAATCTTTGGGATAGCGGCTGCTGCGGTAGTTGGTGTTATACCGGGACTTAAAGTATTGGTTCCACCAACAGTTACAGTTACTACTGGTTTCCCTAAGTCGTTATTGGTAGACTCTTCTGGAAATCCAATTAAAGCATCGCAAATTCCAGTTAATAGTCCATTTATAGTTATATTTGAGTATCCAATGACAGGTGAACCAAACTTTTTAATAAATCTAGGTGATTCCTCAGGGAAACCAGTAGAGATTCCTTCTACAACTGTAGAAGTTCCTCAAAATGGTAAAACCTATACTTTTCCTGGGGGTGTCGGACCTAATAAGTCAATAGTAGCATATTCTGCTATTTGCCAACACTTAGGATGTACTCCGCCTTATATTCACTTTTTCCCTCCACAATATGTAGGTCCTTCCCAGTTAACTGCATCTGAACCAGATCAGCTAACGGCGGCAGCATTATTAGCAGCTAAACAAGCGAAGGTCCCTGCATTAATACATTGTGATTGTCACGGTTCTACTTATGACCCTTATCATGGTGCCTCAGTACTAACGGGACCAACGGTTAGACCATTACCAGCAGTGATATTAGAATGGGATTCATCAACTGATTACTTATATGCCATAGGTGCAGTTGGTGTAGCAACTTATCCGAACGGAAGTAACGGGGTACCTACAGATAATCCTACTGACGATTTAAGCTCAAGTTTCGGTAGCTCTGTTAGTGATAAGACAACAGTGCAAGAAACTGAGAATCCTTTTTCATCATAA
- the soxC gene encoding proton pump complex cytochrome B SoxC → MRSKLSDWFKERLGLDDLPFFKTPDYMYKVDYWLGALVASAFIYTVITGLILLLYYNAQAGYNSTEFVINSVPYGSVVLYSHLYGAYAMIILAYVHMFRNYFAGAYKKPRELLWIIGVIMLILTLGTAFLGYSLIGDALATSAVDVGEGIISSIPGLSIFIPLLFGNYDAGDYGRVLAWHIIFTALIGLLFVFHFFMAEHYGMMPSRKVKDKVPAVYTKEEWQKFNPWWPRNFVYMMSLIFLSWGFILIIPNALAYINGLPQQLNPFLNPKPAPPPNSPAAAHITTYPPWFFLFLYKIADFTSDVVIFLFIGVIIPLIYLIIVPFLDRIEYLHPLKRKVFVGIGILMLTYLIQTTIWGDLTPGVEIPVSQQVLVYLPPAIIVALGLAAIKPKTDNKGNIKGTISPITALAFVLVSSLFVIAGIELLANPTILTVGVFISLAGIFILTTKKIAPIALKAEQRSENMTISEERVPEWKKKLAEGLVAVLFIYAIILAAQIWTIPATGYFSNLFGIDLGLIFLMLGEGISLYHYVVYRK, encoded by the coding sequence ATGAGATCTAAATTATCAGATTGGTTTAAGGAGAGACTAGGATTAGATGACTTACCCTTCTTCAAAACACCAGATTATATGTACAAGGTAGACTATTGGCTAGGTGCATTAGTTGCGTCTGCGTTCATTTATACCGTAATAACTGGGCTTATCCTTTTGTTATATTATAATGCCCAAGCTGGATACAATTCAACGGAGTTCGTTATAAATAGCGTACCATACGGTTCAGTTGTGCTTTACAGTCATTTATATGGGGCATATGCCATGATAATCCTAGCCTATGTTCACATGTTTAGGAATTATTTTGCTGGAGCGTATAAGAAGCCTAGAGAATTGTTATGGATAATTGGAGTTATAATGCTAATACTTACTCTGGGCACTGCGTTTTTAGGATATAGTTTAATAGGTGATGCATTGGCAACTAGTGCTGTGGATGTAGGAGAGGGTATAATTAGTAGTATACCGGGCCTTTCCATCTTCATTCCGTTACTATTTGGGAATTACGATGCTGGAGATTACGGTAGGGTATTAGCATGGCACATAATATTTACCGCGTTAATAGGCTTGTTATTCGTCTTCCACTTCTTCATGGCCGAACATTATGGCATGATGCCCTCCAGGAAAGTTAAGGATAAAGTACCAGCAGTATATACAAAAGAAGAGTGGCAGAAATTCAATCCGTGGTGGCCTAGGAATTTCGTTTACATGATGTCCTTAATATTCTTGAGCTGGGGATTCATTCTCATAATACCAAATGCCTTAGCATACATTAATGGATTACCGCAACAATTGAATCCATTCTTAAATCCGAAACCAGCTCCCCCACCAAACAGTCCAGCTGCAGCGCATATAACAACTTATCCACCATGGTTCTTCCTGTTCTTATATAAGATAGCGGACTTTACAAGTGATGTAGTAATATTCTTATTTATTGGTGTAATTATTCCACTAATATATCTTATCATAGTGCCATTCTTGGATAGGATAGAATACTTACACCCGTTAAAGAGGAAAGTGTTTGTAGGGATAGGTATTCTAATGTTAACTTACTTAATACAAACAACCATATGGGGTGACCTAACACCTGGCGTAGAGATTCCAGTTAGTCAACAAGTTTTAGTATATTTACCACCGGCAATAATAGTAGCTTTAGGGCTTGCTGCGATCAAACCAAAAACGGATAACAAAGGGAATATAAAAGGGACAATAAGTCCCATAACAGCTCTGGCATTTGTTTTAGTTTCATCTCTGTTTGTTATAGCTGGAATCGAGCTACTAGCTAATCCTACAATTTTAACGGTTGGAGTATTTATCTCTCTTGCAGGAATATTTATACTAACTACTAAAAAGATCGCACCTATAGCATTAAAGGCGGAACAAAGAAGCGAGAATATGACAATAAGTGAAGAAAGAGTACCAGAGTGGAAAAAGAAACTGGCTGAAGGCTTAGTAGCAGTGCTATTCATTTATGCAATAATATTAGCAGCACAAATATGGACAATACCAGCTACTGGATACTTCTCTAATTTATTCGGTATAGATTTAGGACTAATCTTTCTAATGCTAGGTGAAGGCATTTCCCTATATCATTATGTGGTATATAGGAAATAA
- a CDS encoding IS110 family RNA-guided transposase translates to MVGSISEAKSSVSGVTDPYCRTEHCGKIHPYRCDKEVGVLGIDVSKDNLITSRGGKYENNLKGYEKILDMKPCTIVLEPTGVYSIKPSQYFKERGVRVLQVSPNVLSREKDFREKKTDFYDAEKLENMVDKAKEYEYNVLRELVTLYLFLKDMEVKQKNRLKRALFLVSDNDKINKERLERLASGDFAQEVLYQLEYTPIVLEEVKILAKALFETQEKLKEVKEMIESQVPEDHVLLTIPGVGKLAAGIIIGVVGDIRRFPKPESFVAYCGLDPVVERSGKAVVSKGISRRGNKYLHSLFYFLAQMNCSKNPTLLRFYEYHKDKLHGRKLYTALARKLAKVVWSVWYNNKPYEPK, encoded by the coding sequence ATGGTCGGTAGTATTTCTGAAGCTAAGTCTTCGGTTTCCGGCGTGACCGACCCCTACTGTCGGACTGAACATTGTGGGAAAATCCACCCATATAGGTGTGACAAGGAGGTAGGGGTCCTAGGAATAGACGTGTCAAAAGATAATTTAATCACGAGCAGGGGAGGAAAATACGAGAACAACCTAAAAGGCTATGAGAAAATCCTCGATATGAAGCCTTGCACGATAGTCCTAGAGCCCACCGGAGTATACTCAATAAAGCCTTCCCAATACTTCAAGGAGAGAGGGGTAAGAGTACTACAAGTAAGCCCAAACGTGCTATCAAGGGAAAAGGACTTCAGGGAAAAGAAAACAGATTTTTACGACGCAGAAAAATTAGAAAACATGGTCGACAAGGCAAAGGAGTACGAGTATAACGTCCTTAGAGAACTCGTAACTCTATACCTGTTCTTAAAGGACATGGAAGTAAAACAAAAGAACAGACTAAAGAGAGCACTATTCCTAGTAAGCGACAACGACAAGATAAACAAGGAGAGATTGGAAAGACTAGCAAGCGGAGACTTCGCACAAGAAGTACTCTACCAACTTGAATACACGCCAATAGTACTTGAAGAAGTCAAAATACTGGCTAAGGCCCTCTTTGAGACGCAAGAGAAGTTAAAAGAGGTCAAGGAGATGATAGAGAGCCAAGTACCGGAAGACCACGTCCTACTGACGATTCCGGGAGTTGGGAAGCTTGCTGCAGGGATAATCATTGGCGTTGTAGGTGATATTAGGCGCTTCCCTAAGCCTGAGTCTTTCGTAGCTTATTGCGGTCTAGATCCGGTAGTGGAGAGGAGCGGTAAGGCGGTGGTAAGTAAGGGAATCTCAAGGAGGGGTAACAAGTATTTGCACAGCCTTTTCTACTTTCTTGCGCAGATGAACTGTTCAAAGAACCCGACCTTATTGAGGTTTTACGAGTATCACAAGGATAAGCTTCACGGTAGGAAGTTATACACTGCCTTGGCGAGAAAGTTGGCTAAGGTTGTGTGGAGCGTTTGGTATAATAATAAGCCTTATGAGCCCAAGTGA
- a CDS encoding antibiotic biosynthesis monooxygenase family protein: MINVGFYYKVKIGFEKDFEDKFREVLSYLRANADGFIDAKLYKSVDEPSEYLIYSVWRDLDSFKKFISSDAYRSTVNYGKSIIESRPTHRILQEINE, from the coding sequence ATGATTAATGTTGGTTTTTATTATAAGGTTAAGATAGGTTTCGAGAAGGATTTTGAGGATAAGTTTAGGGAGGTTTTGAGTTATTTGAGGGCTAATGCTGATGGTTTTATTGATGCAAAACTTTACAAGAGTGTTGATGAACCATCGGAGTATTTGATTTATAGTGTTTGGAGAGATTTGGATTCGTTTAAGAAATTCATTTCCAGTGATGCGTATAGGAGTACTGTAAATTACGGTAAGAGTATTATTGAGAGTAGGCCAACACATAGAATACTACAAGAAATAAACGAATGA
- a CDS encoding ISH3-like element ISSis6 family transposase — protein MVTPGLPHQNNIQQIGYKLLSMLNFKGKKGEEVARTLISACLWNDSVESKSRAYGVSPQTVRNYVEEQGVEVIEKLLESARKISLKVLKGVKEIDVSIDWTTKTWYGRPVGGLGSSEEGNSWNYATATTKFNGKVLLLAFITQVKGMTKEEIVKALVEQVVAMGFKIRLITLDAGFYTVDVLNFISQFKYIVAVPVGDVKVYEEFDGDYTTNSKRHRRDEQVKFRLLVYSKEKVRRKKKSLVYFARATNLDLSKREVLDLYNKVRGPIETSYRNIKAFLPFTSSTKFVFRTLIFVLAVAFYSLYTVFKGEVRREQFRILLILLFSDDLFYLKDFLFKSIEPLINNIDLFSRR, from the coding sequence ATGGTAACACCCGGTCTCCCTCACCAAAATAACATTCAACAAATAGGATATAAATTACTTTCCATGCTGAACTTCAAGGGAAAGAAAGGGGAAGAGGTGGCGAGAACCCTCATCTCAGCGTGTTTATGGAACGATTCGGTGGAAAGCAAGTCGAGGGCTTATGGCGTGTCCCCACAGACCGTGAGGAATTACGTGGAGGAGCAAGGGGTGGAAGTTATTGAGAAACTCTTGGAAAGCGCCAGGAAGATATCCTTGAAGGTACTGAAGGGAGTCAAGGAGATAGACGTCTCAATAGACTGGACAACCAAGACGTGGTACGGGAGACCGGTGGGAGGGCTCGGGAGTTCGGAGGAGGGAAACTCTTGGAACTACGCAACTGCGACGACAAAGTTTAATGGGAAAGTGCTCCTACTGGCCTTCATCACTCAAGTCAAGGGGATGACTAAGGAAGAGATCGTGAAGGCCCTCGTGGAGCAAGTCGTCGCGATGGGGTTCAAGATAAGGTTGATAACTCTTGACGCTGGTTTCTATACTGTTGATGTGCTCAACTTCATTTCACAGTTTAAGTATATAGTTGCTGTGCCTGTTGGGGATGTTAAGGTTTATGAGGAGTTTGACGGGGATTACACAACTAATAGTAAGAGGCATAGGAGGGATGAGCAGGTCAAGTTCAGGCTTCTCGTGTATAGCAAGGAAAAAGTGAGGAGAAAGAAGAAGAGTCTTGTTTATTTTGCTAGGGCTACTAACCTAGACCTATCCAAGAGGGAAGTGTTGGATTTGTACAATAAGGTAAGAGGTCCCATAGAGACCTCTTACCGGAACATCAAGGCTTTTCTTCCATTTACTAGTTCTACTAAGTTCGTCTTCCGCACGTTGATCTTCGTGCTGGCCGTGGCCTTCTACTCCCTGTACACCGTGTTCAAGGGGGAGGTGAGGAGGGAGCAGTTCAGGATACTCCTAATACTCTTGTTTTCTGATGATTTATTCTATCTAAAAGATTTTCTATTTAAATCAATAGAACCGCTTATTAATAATATAGATTTATTTTCAAGGAGGTGA